A genomic segment from Burkholderiales bacterium encodes:
- a CDS encoding M23 family metallopeptidase, which translates to MFNRKNTILAHKPSPLRQRSVRHYRLAALVGLPLFGVVAAFGIAPNTQVDHVPVHTVIRSLSLPETMVVDQGSEEFWREERLDRGDTVAGLLARLHVHDSEAINYLRNAKGARSLYQLKPGKTVQAKTTIKGNLLALRYVENDSELVVIEKDESEFTIERLPLELESRLLVETGEIDSSLFAATDAADLPDSVAIQLADIFSGDVDFHKDLRKGDRFTVVYEALYHHGEPVKIGRIHAAEFLNGDDVYRAIYFEDERGNGGYYTPEGKNSRKSFLRSPLEFSRISSGFSKGRFHPVLQSWRAHKGIDYAAPTGSKVRATADGKVAFAGRQGGYGNVIMLEHEDKYTTVYGHLSRFAKDVNAGDKVEQGQVIGYVGSTGLATGPHLHYEFRVGSEQRNPLRMTIPDANPIAPGTRAAFHQIAKPLLQRLTLLRETTVAALE; encoded by the coding sequence ATGTTCAATCGAAAAAACACGATTTTAGCGCATAAACCTTCACCACTTCGTCAAAGAAGCGTGCGCCATTATCGACTCGCGGCGCTGGTTGGTTTGCCGCTTTTTGGGGTGGTCGCCGCTTTCGGGATTGCGCCCAACACGCAGGTCGATCACGTGCCGGTGCATACGGTTATCAGGAGTCTGAGCCTGCCGGAAACGATGGTGGTAGACCAAGGCAGTGAAGAATTCTGGCGTGAAGAAAGACTTGACCGGGGCGACACGGTCGCCGGCTTGCTCGCCCGTCTGCATGTGCATGACTCGGAGGCGATCAACTATCTGCGCAACGCGAAGGGCGCGCGATCACTCTACCAGTTGAAGCCGGGCAAGACCGTGCAGGCCAAAACCACGATCAAAGGCAATCTCCTGGCGCTGCGCTATGTGGAGAATGACAGCGAACTCGTCGTGATCGAGAAAGACGAGTCTGAGTTCACCATCGAGCGGCTGCCGCTCGAACTCGAGTCGCGCTTGCTCGTTGAAACGGGCGAGATCGACAGCTCGCTGTTCGCTGCGACCGACGCTGCCGATCTTCCGGATAGCGTTGCCATACAGCTCGCTGATATTTTCTCCGGCGATGTGGATTTTCACAAGGATTTACGAAAAGGCGACCGCTTCACCGTTGTGTACGAAGCTCTTTATCACCACGGTGAGCCCGTCAAGATCGGCCGCATACACGCTGCGGAATTTTTGAACGGGGACGACGTTTACCGCGCGATCTATTTCGAGGATGAGCGCGGTAACGGTGGATACTACACCCCTGAAGGAAAGAACTCGCGCAAATCCTTTCTGCGCTCGCCGCTCGAGTTTTCGCGTATCAGCTCGGGTTTCAGTAAAGGTCGCTTCCATCCGGTGTTGCAATCATGGCGAGCGCACAAAGGCATCGATTACGCTGCGCCGACCGGTAGCAAAGTCCGCGCGACCGCCGACGGGAAGGTGGCATTCGCCGGTCGCCAGGGAGGCTACGGCAACGTCATCATGCTCGAGCATGAGGACAAATACACGACGGTTTACGGGCACCTTTCGCGTTTTGCGAAAGATGTGAATGCGGGAGACAAGGTCGAGCAGGGGCAGGTCATCGGCTATGTCGGCAGCACCGGTCTTGCCACCGGCCCCCATCTGCATTACGAATTCCGCGTCGGCAGCGAGCAGCGCAATCCACTGCGAATGACGATTCCTGACGCCAATCCCATTGCGCCAGGTACGCGGGCGGCCTTCCATCAGATCGCCAAGCCCTTGCTTCAGCGCCTCACGCTGTTGCGTGAAACGACGGTTGCTGCCTTGGAGTAA
- a CDS encoding polymer-forming cytoskeletal protein, with the protein MFQKKAKKTQSRIDCLIGAGTTIEGNINFSGGLRIDGCVKGNVTVADGSMATLVLSELGRIEGEIRVSNVVINGAVLGSIHASEYVELQVKANVTGNVCYKSMEIQQGAVVQGKLVHSDETSDKIVSFKSASGLES; encoded by the coding sequence ATGTTTCAGAAGAAAGCAAAAAAGACGCAAAGCCGTATCGATTGCCTGATCGGCGCCGGAACAACGATAGAGGGCAATATCAATTTTAGCGGCGGCTTGCGGATCGATGGTTGCGTCAAGGGTAATGTGACCGTCGCTGATGGCAGCATGGCGACTTTGGTCCTGAGTGAGCTCGGCAGGATCGAGGGTGAAATCCGCGTGTCCAATGTCGTCATCAATGGCGCGGTGCTCGGCTCTATTCACGCTTCCGAGTACGTTGAACTGCAGGTAAAGGCCAATGTCACAGGCAATGTTTGTTACAAGAGCATGGAGATTCAGCAGGGCGCAGTGGTTCAAGGCAAGCTCGTGCACAGTGACGAGACTTCGGATAAAATCGTGTCCTTCAAATCAGCATCGGGTCTGGAATCCTAG
- the erpA gene encoding iron-sulfur cluster insertion protein ErpA yields the protein MNAMTEVPLIFTDSAAAKVRQLIDEEGNSELKLRVFVTGGGCSGFQYGFTFDEAVNEDDTAMEKNGVTLLIDPMSFQYLVGAEIDYQEGLEGAQFVIKNPQATSTCGCGSSFSA from the coding sequence ATGAATGCTATGACGGAAGTCCCTTTGATATTTACCGACAGCGCCGCGGCCAAGGTCAGGCAACTGATCGATGAAGAGGGCAATTCAGAACTTAAATTGCGCGTATTCGTTACCGGGGGCGGTTGCTCGGGGTTCCAGTACGGCTTCACGTTCGATGAAGCCGTGAATGAAGACGACACCGCAATGGAAAAAAACGGCGTGACGCTTTTGATCGATCCGATGAGCTTTCAGTATCTGGTGGGCGCGGAAATCGACTACCAGGAAGGCTTGGAGGGCGCGCAGTTCGTAATCAAGAACCCTCAGGCGACTTCAACTTGCGGATGCGGTTCGTCTTTCTCAGCCTGA
- a CDS encoding N-acetyl-gamma-glutamyl-phosphate reductase — MKTSKIKIGIVGGTGYTGIELIRLLARHPNADMTAITSRGEAGIRIDAIFPSLRGVSDLSFSAPHEAKLEECDLVFFAAPNGISMQRVRPLLDRGVRIIDLAADFRLQDAEEWQRWYGMPHACPDLLAEAVYGLPEFNREKIRTARLIANPGCYPTAVQLGFLPLLEAGLVDADFLIADCKSGVSGAGRKAELHTLFGEAAENFKAYAAGGHRHLPEISQGLSSVSAKPVSVTFLPHLTPMIRGIHASLYARIKVKVDLQEVYERRYANEHFVDVMPAGSHPETRSVRGANMCRIAVHQPQDGKVVVVLSVIDNLTKGAAGQAVQNMNLLYGLPEITGLELIPVT, encoded by the coding sequence CAGCTATCACCTCGCGCGGGGAAGCCGGAATCCGCATTGATGCGATCTTCCCCAGTCTGCGCGGGGTATCCGATCTCTCGTTCTCCGCTCCGCATGAGGCGAAGCTTGAGGAATGCGATCTGGTATTCTTTGCTGCGCCTAACGGAATCAGCATGCAGCGCGTCAGGCCGCTGCTCGATCGCGGCGTCCGCATTATCGACCTCGCGGCCGACTTCCGCTTGCAGGATGCCGAAGAGTGGCAGCGATGGTACGGAATGCCCCACGCCTGCCCCGACTTGTTGGCGGAAGCTGTCTACGGTTTGCCTGAATTCAATCGCGAAAAGATTCGCACCGCACGTCTGATCGCCAATCCGGGTTGTTATCCGACCGCGGTTCAGCTCGGTTTTTTGCCCCTGCTCGAAGCCGGCCTGGTTGACGCGGATTTTCTGATTGCCGATTGCAAGTCAGGGGTAAGCGGCGCTGGTCGCAAAGCAGAGTTGCACACTCTGTTCGGTGAGGCGGCGGAAAATTTCAAAGCCTATGCCGCAGGCGGCCATCGTCATCTGCCTGAAATTTCGCAGGGGTTGAGCAGCGTTTCCGCCAAGCCCGTAAGCGTGACGTTTTTGCCACACCTGACGCCGATGATACGCGGCATTCATGCCAGTTTATATGCGCGAATCAAAGTTAAAGTAGATTTGCAAGAAGTGTACGAAAGGCGTTATGCTAATGAACATTTTGTTGACGTAATGCCGGCTGGAAGCCACCCTGAGACACGTTCGGTGCGCGGAGCCAATATGTGCCGTATCGCCGTACATCAGCCTCAGGATGGGAAGGTAGTCGTCGTGCTATCCGTGATAGACAATTTGACTAAGGGCGCTGCCGGCCAAGCGGTGCAGAACATGAACCTACTCTACGGTCTGCCCGAGATTACGGGTTTGGAATTGATACCCGTCACATGA